One genomic window of Tribolium castaneum strain GA2 chromosome 10, icTriCast1.1, whole genome shotgun sequence includes the following:
- the LOC654960 gene encoding uncharacterized protein LOC654960 isoform X2: protein MTDNYPEHLNPFADEKPRPKLTIRDSFKELKRNLRQSFRIKKKDNDEVTLRQKSETFKRSPLSYPSPQQEALPRSRFRERISTPGSNPFEEEEKRQNVGTTKRRGKKRAPLPPKSASSQNVSNLEASSDGSHWSLTSADTDCSFSTDNETKPDAMINEFKDFNKNMEALKDDNLVISCPNEELEESDHLSVISEGGGSDLVVKDITSNLIEEKEDEVEVNYCEKKSLYIAGSRDDLNDSPTYTGRVSLYITGSCDDLDASNNNEVCNKSVTDENSIADAVPTPKQRKNKLSKNILLGTESVCN from the exons ATGACCGATAATTACCCTGAACATTTGAACCCTTTTGCGGACGAGAAGCCCAGACCCAAACTGACAATTCGGGACTCTTTCAAAGAACTTAAAAGAAATTT GCGGCAGTCCTTTCGGATCAAAAAGAAGGACAACGACGAGGTGACACTCCGGCAAAAGAGCG agaCGTTCAAGAGGTCGCCGTTGTCGTACCCAAGCCCCCAACAGGAGGCGCTTCCCCGGTCAAGATTTCGGGAGCGGATAAGCACCCCAGGCTCAAATCCGTTTGAAGAAGAAGAGAAAAGACAAAATGTTGGCACAACGAAGCGAAGGGGCAAAAAGCGGGCGCCTCTGCCCCCCAAATCGGCGTCCAGTCAAAAT GTTAGCAATTTGGAGGCTTCCTCCGATGGTTCGCACTGGAGTCTGACTTCTGCTGACACCGACTGCTCCTTCTCGACTGATAACGAAACCAAACCAGACGCAATGATAAACGAGTTCAaagattttaacaaaaatatggaAGCGCTAAAAGACGATA ACCTAGTGATATCTTGTCCCAATGAAGAACTGGAAGAAAGTGACCATTTGTCGGTCATTTCGGAGGGAGGCGGTTCAGACTTAGTCGTTAAGGATATTACGAGTAATTTgattgaggaaaaagaagatgaaGTAGAAGTGAATTATTGCGAGAAGAAGTCACTTTACATCGCTGGATCTCGTGACGATTTGAACGACTCCCCAACTTACACTGGAAGAGTTTCCTTGTACATAACAGGATCATGTGACGACCTTGATGCTAGTAATAACAACGAAGTTTGTAATAAATCTGTAACCGACGAAAATAGTATCGCTGATGCAGTTCCGACACCCaagcaaagaaaaaataaattgtctaaaaatatcCTTTTGGGCACGGAATCAGtctgtaattaa
- the LOC654960 gene encoding uncharacterized protein LOC654960 isoform X1, which translates to MTDNYPEHLNPFADEKPRPKLTIRDSFKELKRNLRQSFRIKKKDNDEVTLRQKSETFKRSPLSYPSPQQEALPRSRFRERISTPGSNPFEEEEKRQNVGTTKRRGKKRAPLPPKSASSQNVSNLEASSDGSHWSLTSADTDCSFSTDNETKPDAMINEFKDFNKNMEALKDDSNNNVVAKEKAESNSNIPDLVISCPNEELEESDHLSVISEGGGSDLVVKDITSNLIEEKEDEVEVNYCEKKSLYIAGSRDDLNDSPTYTGRVSLYITGSCDDLDASNNNEVCNKSVTDENSIADAVPTPKQRKNKLSKNILLGTESVCN; encoded by the exons ATGACCGATAATTACCCTGAACATTTGAACCCTTTTGCGGACGAGAAGCCCAGACCCAAACTGACAATTCGGGACTCTTTCAAAGAACTTAAAAGAAATTT GCGGCAGTCCTTTCGGATCAAAAAGAAGGACAACGACGAGGTGACACTCCGGCAAAAGAGCG agaCGTTCAAGAGGTCGCCGTTGTCGTACCCAAGCCCCCAACAGGAGGCGCTTCCCCGGTCAAGATTTCGGGAGCGGATAAGCACCCCAGGCTCAAATCCGTTTGAAGAAGAAGAGAAAAGACAAAATGTTGGCACAACGAAGCGAAGGGGCAAAAAGCGGGCGCCTCTGCCCCCCAAATCGGCGTCCAGTCAAAAT GTTAGCAATTTGGAGGCTTCCTCCGATGGTTCGCACTGGAGTCTGACTTCTGCTGACACCGACTGCTCCTTCTCGACTGATAACGAAACCAAACCAGACGCAATGATAAACGAGTTCAaagattttaacaaaaatatggaAGCGCTAAAAGACGATAGTAATAACAATGTGGTTGCCAAAGAGAAAGCGGAGTCAAACAGTAACATTCCAGACCTAGTGATATCTTGTCCCAATGAAGAACTGGAAGAAAGTGACCATTTGTCGGTCATTTCGGAGGGAGGCGGTTCAGACTTAGTCGTTAAGGATATTACGAGTAATTTgattgaggaaaaagaagatgaaGTAGAAGTGAATTATTGCGAGAAGAAGTCACTTTACATCGCTGGATCTCGTGACGATTTGAACGACTCCCCAACTTACACTGGAAGAGTTTCCTTGTACATAACAGGATCATGTGACGACCTTGATGCTAGTAATAACAACGAAGTTTGTAATAAATCTGTAACCGACGAAAATAGTATCGCTGATGCAGTTCCGACACCCaagcaaagaaaaaataaattgtctaaaaatatcCTTTTGGGCACGGAATCAGtctgtaattaa
- the L gene encoding zinc finger protein 423 homolog isoform X3, giving the protein MCWFVQQFWNNQKKLDMSRRKQANPAKLDPQEEDDLEAQHLRLAEDETAASSASGGSGCGETQPFDDEQVQGDQDQDTKPGPYKCTSHTDHLQFTCAYCPRLFKHKRSRDRHTKLHTGDKKYKCQQCDSAFSRSDHLKIHMKTHDSRKPYKCGTCNRGYNTAAALSSHQQSHLKQESRSGSRTSGGSTPSPGLFRCTHCAETFGKPDLLQSHVAMVHSDTDSSLSQTPEPLSEYQNQIEDLKIVCMYCSKEFPSLELMYQHTNIAHRDVPNGVTTSVSVSSPAIQNSPKPEICQNGTPTYACDRCTMQLDSLQNLKNHINNVHWRPALSPNPVNFMGIEKSYSPFQTQPTDLSRKKKSEDSAEKAVKKKKDQHSPTAISPYDSNDKPCICSCCYAQLPNFKSFLHHMESHVISSNNSLLGFCPVCGEPGRDPVSFTNHIFSHAIAQVPGRCCYTCKKSFERLEELQKHLLEVHVVSVFKCSICNDIFDTKISMQLHLTNKHSDECKHFKCYLCTNQVFHDRLSAELHISMKHYQQFTPCVGANQLLRSQYQELDTRFRDYNMIFQCTFCHKTFKDQYSQYIHILKEHNESKEGEKFILDSAMNPNPSRSPNFMFPKIVTPDHVEPLESVYTCDICNRSDITSESDLINHKKLHHSSKNKIGPVSLQCAYCNEYCKSRTDLENHMKTHQVTCGKGKHKCNICDEIYSSTLTLADHKLTHCKIVEGNSCVQCKSVLTDENSFYSHQLQHSNPGKPNSQISLPANCIICCQTLQTDVEIKLHAKFHLKHLTQKEYMCGVCSKVFDSQGQPANDVNIVVCKDCAKSEDEGKKVPKQFACIQCPQTFDSESDVQNHAAMHMLNEGTNLECRLCKQVFSSPLKLQTHLIEHNFYGMNQYSCYVCSSVFTAASGLQSHIIGHGLDSRPYECSQCQMKFFFRAELDNHRFVHLQKSYPIHNGGEIYENKPSPRYKICKYCSNSYLDNSFFVEHLNQCPFRISPKRETFDNEVDNNIKQEVTEIASEEKDEQ; this is encoded by the exons TAGCCGAAGATGAAACGGCTGCCAGTTCCGCATCCGGTGGTTCTGGATGTGGCGAAACTCAGCCTTTTGACGATGAACAAGTACAGGGAGATCAAGATCAAGATACCAAACCCGGACCATACAAATGCACG AGTCACACTGACCATCTGCAATTCACTTGTGCTTATTGTCCTCGGCTTTTCAAGCACAAGCGATCGAGAGATCGCCACACGAAGCTCCACACTggggataaaaaatataaatgtcaGCAGTGCGATTCCGCCTTTTCACGAAG tgATCATCTTAAAATTCATATGAAAACACATGATAGTCGTAAACCATATAAATGTGGTACATGCAATAGGGGCTATAACACCGCCGCAGCTCTCTCGTCGCATCAACAAAGTCACTTGAAACAAGAATCTAGGTCCGGAAGTCGCACGAGTGGAGGAAGCACTCCCAGCCCCGGACTTTTCCGGTGCACTCATTGTGCCGAAACTTTCGGAAAACCGGATCTGCTACAG AGTCATGTCGCAATGGTCCACAGCGACACGGACTCGTCGCTAAGCCAAACTCCGGAGCCCTTATCAGAGTATCAAAACCAAATCGAAGACCTGAAAATCGTTTGCATGTACTGCTCGAAGGAGTTCCCCAGTTTGGAGCTGATGTACCAGCACACAAACATCGCCCATCGTGACGTCCCCAACGGCGTTACAACTTCCGTTTCCGTCTCCTCCCCCGCGATCCAAAACTCCCCAAAACCGGAAATTTGCCAAAACGGAACACCAACCTACGCCTGTGATAGATGCACGATGCAATTAGACTCGTTGCAGAACTTGAAAAACCACATAAACAACGTACACTGGCGTCCGGCTCTCTCGCCAAATCCCGTCAATTTCATGGGGATTGAGAAAAGCTACTCCCCGTTCCAGACCCAACCGACCGACCTGAGCCGCAAGAAGAAAAGCGAGGACAGTGCGGAGAAAGCGGTCAAGAAGAAGAAAGACCAGCACTCCCCCACTGCCATCAGTCCCTACGACTCCAACGACAAGCCCTGCATTTGCTCGTGTTGCTACGCCCAACTCCCAAACTTCAAAAGCTTCCTCCATCACATGGAGTCGCACGTAATCTCCTCGAACAACTCCCTCCTCGGCTTCTGCCCCGTCTGCGGCGAGCCTGGCCGGGACCCCGTCTCGTTCACCAACCACATTTTTAGCCACGCTATTGCTCAAGTACCTGGCCGGTGTTGCTACACTTGCAAGAAGTCCTTCGAAAGGCTGGAAGAGCTGCAGAAGCACCTGTTGGAAGTCCACGTCGTGTCGGTGTTCAAGTGTTCCATCTGCAACGATATTTTCGATACGAAGATTTCAATGCAGTTGCATCTGACGAACAAACACAGCGACGAATGCAAGCACTTCAAGTGCTACTTGTGCACGAATCAGGTGTTTCACGATCGACTTTCGGCAGAATTGCACATCTCCATGAAGCACTACCAGCAGTTCACGCCGTGTGTTGGTGCCAACCAACTGCTACGGTCGCAATACCAGGAGTTGGACACCAGGTTTCGCGACTATAACATGATTTTCCAGTGCACGTTCTGCCACAAAACCTTCAAGGACCAGTACTCGCAGTATATCCACATTTTGAAGGAGCACAACGAAAGCAAAGAG ggtgaaaaattcattttggaTTCAGCAATGAACCCAAATCCGTCCAGATCGCCCAACTTCATGTTCCCCAAAATCGTGACCCCTGACCACGTGGAGCCCCTGGAATCGGTCTACACTTGTGATATATGCAACCGCAGTGATATAACCTCCGAATCGGACCTAATAAACCACAAGAAGCTCCACCACAGCAGCAAGAACAAGATCGGTCCCGTGAGCCTCCAGTGCGCCTACTGCAACGAGTACTGCAAGTCGCGCACGGACCTGGAGAACCACATGAAGACCCACCAAGTGACCTGCGGCAAAGGCAAGCACAAGTGCAACATCTGCGACGAGATCTACTCCTCCACGTTGACCCTCGCCGACCACAAGCTCACCCACTGCAAGATCGTCGAGGGGAACAGTTGCGTCCAGTGCAAGTCGGTGCTAACCGACGAGAACTCCTTCTACAGCCACCAGCTGCAGCACAGCAACCCGGGGAAGCCCAACTCGCAGATCTCGCTCCCAGCGAACTGCATCATCTGCTGCCAGACGCTGCAGACGGACGTGGAGATCAAGCTCCACGCCAAGTTCCACCTGAAGCACCTGACGCAGAAGGAGTACATGTGCGGGGTCTGCAGCAAAGTGTTCGACAGCCAGGGGCAGCCCGCCAACGACGTCAACATCGTCGTGTGCAAAGACTGCGCGAAGAGTGAGGACGAGGGGAAAAAAGTGCCGAAACAGTTCGCGTGTATCCAGTGCCCCCAGACTTTCGACAGTGAAAGTGACGTGCAAAACCACGCTGCCATGCACATGCTGAACGAGGGGACGAACCTGGAGTGCCGCTTGTGCAAGCAGGTCTTCTCGTCGCCCCTCAAGCTGCAGACGCACCTAATCGAGCACAACTTCTACGGAATGAACCAGTATAGTTGTTACGTGTGTTCCTCGGTTTTCACGGCAGCTAGCGGTCTGCAAAGCCACATAATCGGGCATGGGCTGGACAGCAGACCCTATGAGTGTTCGCAATGCCAGATGAAGTTCTTCTTCCGGGCCGAGTTGGATAATCATAGGTTTGTGCACCTCCAGAAGAGCTATCCGATTCACAACGGGGGCGAGATCTACGAGAACAAGCCAAGCCCCCGGTATAAAATCTGTAAATACTGTTCGAACTCGTATCTGGACAACTCGTTTTTCGTAGAACATTTGAATCAGTGTCCCTTCAGGATAAGTCCGAAACGTGAGACTTTCGATAATGAAGTagacaataatattaaacaagaAGTAACAGAGATCGCGTCGGAGGAAAAAGATGAGCAATAA
- the L gene encoding zinc finger protein 423 homolog isoform X1, with protein MCWFVQQFWNNQKKLDMSRRKQANPAKLDPQEEDDLEAQHLRLAEDETAASSASGGSGCGETQPFDDEQVQGDQDQDTKPGPYKCTVCGENYLKEKLLREHEQSHTDHLQFTCAYCPRLFKHKRSRDRHTKLHTGDKKYKCQQCDSAFSRSDHLKIHMKTHDSRKPYKCGTCNRGYNTAAALSSHQQSHLKQESRSGSRTSGGSTPSPGLFRCTHCAETFGKPDLLQSHVAMVHSDTDSSLSQTPEPLSEYQNQIEDLKIVCMYCSKEFPSLELMYQHTNIAHRDVPNGVTTSVSVSSPAIQNSPKPEICQNGTPTYACDRCTMQLDSLQNLKNHINNVHWRPALSPNPVNFMGIEKSYSPFQTQPTDLSRKKKSEDSAEKAVKKKKDQHSPTAISPYDSNDKPCICSCCYAQLPNFKSFLHHMESHVISSNNSLLGFCPVCGEPGRDPVSFTNHIFSHAIAQVPGRCCYTCKKSFERLEELQKHLLEVHVVSVFKCSICNDIFDTKISMQLHLTNKHSDECKHFKCYLCTNQVFHDRLSAELHISMKHYQQFTPCVGANQLLRSQYQELDTRFRDYNMIFQCTFCHKTFKDQYSQYIHILKEHNESKEGEKFILDSAMNPNPSRSPNFMFPKIVTPDHVEPLESVYTCDICNRSDITSESDLINHKKLHHSSKNKIGPVSLQCAYCNEYCKSRTDLENHMKTHQVTCGKGKHKCNICDEIYSSTLTLADHKLTHCKIVEGNSCVQCKSVLTDENSFYSHQLQHSNPGKPNSQISLPANCIICCQTLQTDVEIKLHAKFHLKHLTQKEYMCGVCSKVFDSQGQPANDVNIVVCKDCAKSEDEGKKVPKQFACIQCPQTFDSESDVQNHAAMHMLNEGTNLECRLCKQVFSSPLKLQTHLIEHNFYGMNQYSCYVCSSVFTAASGLQSHIIGHGLDSRPYECSQCQMKFFFRAELDNHRFVHLQKSYPIHNGGEIYENKPSPRYKICKYCSNSYLDNSFFVEHLNQCPFRISPKRETFDNEVDNNIKQEVTEIASEEKDEQ; from the exons TAGCCGAAGATGAAACGGCTGCCAGTTCCGCATCCGGTGGTTCTGGATGTGGCGAAACTCAGCCTTTTGACGATGAACAAGTACAGGGAGATCAAGATCAAGATACCAAACCCGGACCATACAAATGCACGGTATGTggagaaaattatttaaaagaaaaactgcTCAGGGAGCACGAACAG AGTCACACTGACCATCTGCAATTCACTTGTGCTTATTGTCCTCGGCTTTTCAAGCACAAGCGATCGAGAGATCGCCACACGAAGCTCCACACTggggataaaaaatataaatgtcaGCAGTGCGATTCCGCCTTTTCACGAAG tgATCATCTTAAAATTCATATGAAAACACATGATAGTCGTAAACCATATAAATGTGGTACATGCAATAGGGGCTATAACACCGCCGCAGCTCTCTCGTCGCATCAACAAAGTCACTTGAAACAAGAATCTAGGTCCGGAAGTCGCACGAGTGGAGGAAGCACTCCCAGCCCCGGACTTTTCCGGTGCACTCATTGTGCCGAAACTTTCGGAAAACCGGATCTGCTACAG AGTCATGTCGCAATGGTCCACAGCGACACGGACTCGTCGCTAAGCCAAACTCCGGAGCCCTTATCAGAGTATCAAAACCAAATCGAAGACCTGAAAATCGTTTGCATGTACTGCTCGAAGGAGTTCCCCAGTTTGGAGCTGATGTACCAGCACACAAACATCGCCCATCGTGACGTCCCCAACGGCGTTACAACTTCCGTTTCCGTCTCCTCCCCCGCGATCCAAAACTCCCCAAAACCGGAAATTTGCCAAAACGGAACACCAACCTACGCCTGTGATAGATGCACGATGCAATTAGACTCGTTGCAGAACTTGAAAAACCACATAAACAACGTACACTGGCGTCCGGCTCTCTCGCCAAATCCCGTCAATTTCATGGGGATTGAGAAAAGCTACTCCCCGTTCCAGACCCAACCGACCGACCTGAGCCGCAAGAAGAAAAGCGAGGACAGTGCGGAGAAAGCGGTCAAGAAGAAGAAAGACCAGCACTCCCCCACTGCCATCAGTCCCTACGACTCCAACGACAAGCCCTGCATTTGCTCGTGTTGCTACGCCCAACTCCCAAACTTCAAAAGCTTCCTCCATCACATGGAGTCGCACGTAATCTCCTCGAACAACTCCCTCCTCGGCTTCTGCCCCGTCTGCGGCGAGCCTGGCCGGGACCCCGTCTCGTTCACCAACCACATTTTTAGCCACGCTATTGCTCAAGTACCTGGCCGGTGTTGCTACACTTGCAAGAAGTCCTTCGAAAGGCTGGAAGAGCTGCAGAAGCACCTGTTGGAAGTCCACGTCGTGTCGGTGTTCAAGTGTTCCATCTGCAACGATATTTTCGATACGAAGATTTCAATGCAGTTGCATCTGACGAACAAACACAGCGACGAATGCAAGCACTTCAAGTGCTACTTGTGCACGAATCAGGTGTTTCACGATCGACTTTCGGCAGAATTGCACATCTCCATGAAGCACTACCAGCAGTTCACGCCGTGTGTTGGTGCCAACCAACTGCTACGGTCGCAATACCAGGAGTTGGACACCAGGTTTCGCGACTATAACATGATTTTCCAGTGCACGTTCTGCCACAAAACCTTCAAGGACCAGTACTCGCAGTATATCCACATTTTGAAGGAGCACAACGAAAGCAAAGAG ggtgaaaaattcattttggaTTCAGCAATGAACCCAAATCCGTCCAGATCGCCCAACTTCATGTTCCCCAAAATCGTGACCCCTGACCACGTGGAGCCCCTGGAATCGGTCTACACTTGTGATATATGCAACCGCAGTGATATAACCTCCGAATCGGACCTAATAAACCACAAGAAGCTCCACCACAGCAGCAAGAACAAGATCGGTCCCGTGAGCCTCCAGTGCGCCTACTGCAACGAGTACTGCAAGTCGCGCACGGACCTGGAGAACCACATGAAGACCCACCAAGTGACCTGCGGCAAAGGCAAGCACAAGTGCAACATCTGCGACGAGATCTACTCCTCCACGTTGACCCTCGCCGACCACAAGCTCACCCACTGCAAGATCGTCGAGGGGAACAGTTGCGTCCAGTGCAAGTCGGTGCTAACCGACGAGAACTCCTTCTACAGCCACCAGCTGCAGCACAGCAACCCGGGGAAGCCCAACTCGCAGATCTCGCTCCCAGCGAACTGCATCATCTGCTGCCAGACGCTGCAGACGGACGTGGAGATCAAGCTCCACGCCAAGTTCCACCTGAAGCACCTGACGCAGAAGGAGTACATGTGCGGGGTCTGCAGCAAAGTGTTCGACAGCCAGGGGCAGCCCGCCAACGACGTCAACATCGTCGTGTGCAAAGACTGCGCGAAGAGTGAGGACGAGGGGAAAAAAGTGCCGAAACAGTTCGCGTGTATCCAGTGCCCCCAGACTTTCGACAGTGAAAGTGACGTGCAAAACCACGCTGCCATGCACATGCTGAACGAGGGGACGAACCTGGAGTGCCGCTTGTGCAAGCAGGTCTTCTCGTCGCCCCTCAAGCTGCAGACGCACCTAATCGAGCACAACTTCTACGGAATGAACCAGTATAGTTGTTACGTGTGTTCCTCGGTTTTCACGGCAGCTAGCGGTCTGCAAAGCCACATAATCGGGCATGGGCTGGACAGCAGACCCTATGAGTGTTCGCAATGCCAGATGAAGTTCTTCTTCCGGGCCGAGTTGGATAATCATAGGTTTGTGCACCTCCAGAAGAGCTATCCGATTCACAACGGGGGCGAGATCTACGAGAACAAGCCAAGCCCCCGGTATAAAATCTGTAAATACTGTTCGAACTCGTATCTGGACAACTCGTTTTTCGTAGAACATTTGAATCAGTGTCCCTTCAGGATAAGTCCGAAACGTGAGACTTTCGATAATGAAGTagacaataatattaaacaagaAGTAACAGAGATCGCGTCGGAGGAAAAAGATGAGCAATAA
- the L gene encoding zinc finger protein 423 homolog isoform X2, with protein MKMLFKGNSSRLELLIEKIQSTKEGEFKVPVAEDETAASSASGGSGCGETQPFDDEQVQGDQDQDTKPGPYKCTVCGENYLKEKLLREHEQSHTDHLQFTCAYCPRLFKHKRSRDRHTKLHTGDKKYKCQQCDSAFSRSDHLKIHMKTHDSRKPYKCGTCNRGYNTAAALSSHQQSHLKQESRSGSRTSGGSTPSPGLFRCTHCAETFGKPDLLQSHVAMVHSDTDSSLSQTPEPLSEYQNQIEDLKIVCMYCSKEFPSLELMYQHTNIAHRDVPNGVTTSVSVSSPAIQNSPKPEICQNGTPTYACDRCTMQLDSLQNLKNHINNVHWRPALSPNPVNFMGIEKSYSPFQTQPTDLSRKKKSEDSAEKAVKKKKDQHSPTAISPYDSNDKPCICSCCYAQLPNFKSFLHHMESHVISSNNSLLGFCPVCGEPGRDPVSFTNHIFSHAIAQVPGRCCYTCKKSFERLEELQKHLLEVHVVSVFKCSICNDIFDTKISMQLHLTNKHSDECKHFKCYLCTNQVFHDRLSAELHISMKHYQQFTPCVGANQLLRSQYQELDTRFRDYNMIFQCTFCHKTFKDQYSQYIHILKEHNESKEGEKFILDSAMNPNPSRSPNFMFPKIVTPDHVEPLESVYTCDICNRSDITSESDLINHKKLHHSSKNKIGPVSLQCAYCNEYCKSRTDLENHMKTHQVTCGKGKHKCNICDEIYSSTLTLADHKLTHCKIVEGNSCVQCKSVLTDENSFYSHQLQHSNPGKPNSQISLPANCIICCQTLQTDVEIKLHAKFHLKHLTQKEYMCGVCSKVFDSQGQPANDVNIVVCKDCAKSEDEGKKVPKQFACIQCPQTFDSESDVQNHAAMHMLNEGTNLECRLCKQVFSSPLKLQTHLIEHNFYGMNQYSCYVCSSVFTAASGLQSHIIGHGLDSRPYECSQCQMKFFFRAELDNHRFVHLQKSYPIHNGGEIYENKPSPRYKICKYCSNSYLDNSFFVEHLNQCPFRISPKRETFDNEVDNNIKQEVTEIASEEKDEQ; from the exons ATGAAAATGCTATTCAAGGGAAATAGCAGCCGCTTGGAGCTACTAATCGAAAAAATTCAGTCCACCAAAGAGGGCGAATTTAAAGTGCCAG TAGCCGAAGATGAAACGGCTGCCAGTTCCGCATCCGGTGGTTCTGGATGTGGCGAAACTCAGCCTTTTGACGATGAACAAGTACAGGGAGATCAAGATCAAGATACCAAACCCGGACCATACAAATGCACGGTATGTggagaaaattatttaaaagaaaaactgcTCAGGGAGCACGAACAG AGTCACACTGACCATCTGCAATTCACTTGTGCTTATTGTCCTCGGCTTTTCAAGCACAAGCGATCGAGAGATCGCCACACGAAGCTCCACACTggggataaaaaatataaatgtcaGCAGTGCGATTCCGCCTTTTCACGAAG tgATCATCTTAAAATTCATATGAAAACACATGATAGTCGTAAACCATATAAATGTGGTACATGCAATAGGGGCTATAACACCGCCGCAGCTCTCTCGTCGCATCAACAAAGTCACTTGAAACAAGAATCTAGGTCCGGAAGTCGCACGAGTGGAGGAAGCACTCCCAGCCCCGGACTTTTCCGGTGCACTCATTGTGCCGAAACTTTCGGAAAACCGGATCTGCTACAG AGTCATGTCGCAATGGTCCACAGCGACACGGACTCGTCGCTAAGCCAAACTCCGGAGCCCTTATCAGAGTATCAAAACCAAATCGAAGACCTGAAAATCGTTTGCATGTACTGCTCGAAGGAGTTCCCCAGTTTGGAGCTGATGTACCAGCACACAAACATCGCCCATCGTGACGTCCCCAACGGCGTTACAACTTCCGTTTCCGTCTCCTCCCCCGCGATCCAAAACTCCCCAAAACCGGAAATTTGCCAAAACGGAACACCAACCTACGCCTGTGATAGATGCACGATGCAATTAGACTCGTTGCAGAACTTGAAAAACCACATAAACAACGTACACTGGCGTCCGGCTCTCTCGCCAAATCCCGTCAATTTCATGGGGATTGAGAAAAGCTACTCCCCGTTCCAGACCCAACCGACCGACCTGAGCCGCAAGAAGAAAAGCGAGGACAGTGCGGAGAAAGCGGTCAAGAAGAAGAAAGACCAGCACTCCCCCACTGCCATCAGTCCCTACGACTCCAACGACAAGCCCTGCATTTGCTCGTGTTGCTACGCCCAACTCCCAAACTTCAAAAGCTTCCTCCATCACATGGAGTCGCACGTAATCTCCTCGAACAACTCCCTCCTCGGCTTCTGCCCCGTCTGCGGCGAGCCTGGCCGGGACCCCGTCTCGTTCACCAACCACATTTTTAGCCACGCTATTGCTCAAGTACCTGGCCGGTGTTGCTACACTTGCAAGAAGTCCTTCGAAAGGCTGGAAGAGCTGCAGAAGCACCTGTTGGAAGTCCACGTCGTGTCGGTGTTCAAGTGTTCCATCTGCAACGATATTTTCGATACGAAGATTTCAATGCAGTTGCATCTGACGAACAAACACAGCGACGAATGCAAGCACTTCAAGTGCTACTTGTGCACGAATCAGGTGTTTCACGATCGACTTTCGGCAGAATTGCACATCTCCATGAAGCACTACCAGCAGTTCACGCCGTGTGTTGGTGCCAACCAACTGCTACGGTCGCAATACCAGGAGTTGGACACCAGGTTTCGCGACTATAACATGATTTTCCAGTGCACGTTCTGCCACAAAACCTTCAAGGACCAGTACTCGCAGTATATCCACATTTTGAAGGAGCACAACGAAAGCAAAGAG ggtgaaaaattcattttggaTTCAGCAATGAACCCAAATCCGTCCAGATCGCCCAACTTCATGTTCCCCAAAATCGTGACCCCTGACCACGTGGAGCCCCTGGAATCGGTCTACACTTGTGATATATGCAACCGCAGTGATATAACCTCCGAATCGGACCTAATAAACCACAAGAAGCTCCACCACAGCAGCAAGAACAAGATCGGTCCCGTGAGCCTCCAGTGCGCCTACTGCAACGAGTACTGCAAGTCGCGCACGGACCTGGAGAACCACATGAAGACCCACCAAGTGACCTGCGGCAAAGGCAAGCACAAGTGCAACATCTGCGACGAGATCTACTCCTCCACGTTGACCCTCGCCGACCACAAGCTCACCCACTGCAAGATCGTCGAGGGGAACAGTTGCGTCCAGTGCAAGTCGGTGCTAACCGACGAGAACTCCTTCTACAGCCACCAGCTGCAGCACAGCAACCCGGGGAAGCCCAACTCGCAGATCTCGCTCCCAGCGAACTGCATCATCTGCTGCCAGACGCTGCAGACGGACGTGGAGATCAAGCTCCACGCCAAGTTCCACCTGAAGCACCTGACGCAGAAGGAGTACATGTGCGGGGTCTGCAGCAAAGTGTTCGACAGCCAGGGGCAGCCCGCCAACGACGTCAACATCGTCGTGTGCAAAGACTGCGCGAAGAGTGAGGACGAGGGGAAAAAAGTGCCGAAACAGTTCGCGTGTATCCAGTGCCCCCAGACTTTCGACAGTGAAAGTGACGTGCAAAACCACGCTGCCATGCACATGCTGAACGAGGGGACGAACCTGGAGTGCCGCTTGTGCAAGCAGGTCTTCTCGTCGCCCCTCAAGCTGCAGACGCACCTAATCGAGCACAACTTCTACGGAATGAACCAGTATAGTTGTTACGTGTGTTCCTCGGTTTTCACGGCAGCTAGCGGTCTGCAAAGCCACATAATCGGGCATGGGCTGGACAGCAGACCCTATGAGTGTTCGCAATGCCAGATGAAGTTCTTCTTCCGGGCCGAGTTGGATAATCATAGGTTTGTGCACCTCCAGAAGAGCTATCCGATTCACAACGGGGGCGAGATCTACGAGAACAAGCCAAGCCCCCGGTATAAAATCTGTAAATACTGTTCGAACTCGTATCTGGACAACTCGTTTTTCGTAGAACATTTGAATCAGTGTCCCTTCAGGATAAGTCCGAAACGTGAGACTTTCGATAATGAAGTagacaataatattaaacaagaAGTAACAGAGATCGCGTCGGAGGAAAAAGATGAGCAATAA